In Populus nigra chromosome 1, ddPopNigr1.1, whole genome shotgun sequence, one genomic interval encodes:
- the LOC133702342 gene encoding protein RGF1 INDUCIBLE TRANSCRIPTION FACTOR 1-like — translation MEMLVPPWLESLLSTAFFTVCPRHRDAPRSECNMFCLDCNTEAFCFYCRSTRHKDHSVIQIRRSSYHDVVRVAEIQNVLDITGVQTYVINSARVLFLNERPQPKCSTSKGVPHLCEICGRSLLDPFRFCSLGCKLVRIKNNGDATFNLSTKDEEVGEIREGMGRRLPSKEEEELREGSQQDMYTSTLTPPHSNSRRRKGIPHRAPFGS, via the exons ATG GAAATGCTGGTACCACCGTGGCTTGAATCACTATTATCGACTGCATTCTTCACCGTTTGCCCCAGGCATAGAGATGCCCCACGTAGCGAATGCAACATGTTCTGCCTTGATTGCAATACCGAAGCCTTTTGCTTCTATTGCCGATCAACTCGACACAAAGATCATTCTGTTATTCAA ATCAGAAGGTCATCGTATCATGATGTTGTTAGGGTTGCTGAGATTCAAAACGTTTTGGACATTACTGGAGTTCAAACTTACGTTATAAACAGTGCTAGAGTTCTTTTCCTTAATGAGAGACCACAGCCCAAGTGTAGCACAAGTAAAGGAGTCCCTCATTTATGCGAAATTTGTGGGAGAAGTCTTTTGGATCCCTTTCGTTTCTGTTCTCTAGGATGTAAG CTTGTAAGAATAAAGAACAATGGAGATGCCACCTTTAACTTAAGCACCAAGGACGAGGAAGTAGGGGAAATAAGAGAAGGAATGGGGAGAAGATTGCCatcaaaggaagaagaagaattgcGTGAAGGAAGCCAACAAGATATGTACACAAGCACGCTAACTCCTCCACATTCCAATTCAAGGAGGAGAAAAGGCATCCCCCATAGGGCACCTTTTGGGTCCTAA
- the LOC133681013 gene encoding uncharacterized protein LOC133681013 → MDDEYKLRGCSRRKSQGITNLHHFHYELFSNIIDMQLTELDYRFNDTSTELLLCVACLNPSDSFFAFNKEKLLRLTFFYPSEFSIVDHMVLGDQLDMYIIDLRGDDEFSDIEDIASLAEKMVKTKKNLIFPLVYMLIKLSLLLPVATVTVERVFSAMHIVKSRLRNRMGDKWMNDSLVVYIEKDIFDKIDNEAIMKWFQNMKTRREQL, encoded by the coding sequence ATGGATGATGAGTACAAGCTTCGTGGGTGTTCAAGGCGAAAATCTCAAGGGATTACAAACCTACACCATTTCCATTATGAATTATTTAGcaatatcattgacatgcaaCTTACTGAGTTGGATTATCGTTTTAATGATACGAGTACAGAGTTACTTCTTTGTGTGGCATGTTTAAACCCAAGTGACTCTTTCTTTGCTTTCAACAAAGAAAAGCTTCTTCgccttacttttttttatcctagtgAATTCTCTATAGTGGACCATATGGTACTTGGTGACCAACTTGATATGTATATTATTGATCTACGTGGTGATGATGAGTTCTCTGATATTGAAGATATTGCTAGTCTTGCAGAGAAAATggtaaaaacaaagaagaatttGATATTTCCATTAGTATATATGCTTATCAAATTGTCATTACTTCTACCAGTTGCAACTGTTACAGTGGAGAGAGTTTTTTCTGCTATGCATATTGTCAAGAGTAGATTGCGAAATAGGATGGGAGATAAGTGGATGAATGATAGTTTGGTTGTATACATTGAGAAAGATATCTTCGATAAGATTGATAATGAAGCTATTATGAAGTGGTTTCAAAATATGAAAACTCGAAGAGAACaattataa
- the LOC133681022 gene encoding uncharacterized protein LOC133681022, whose amino-acid sequence MVVVLRYVDNNGHIIERFLGIQHVRDTTASSLKATIEALFSKHGLSISRLRGQGYDGASNMRGEFNGLKALILNSNPSAYYVHCFAHRLQLTLVAVTKKHNEVGDVFNFISSIINIVGASCKRMEVIREKQYARIIEGLENGEISNGRGLNQETSLRRYGDTRWGSHYVTIICLLAIFSSVLDVLEIIREDGMNSEQRTEAIVLTDIMDSFNFVFMLHCLRRILAVTNEFSQALQRKDQDIENVMSLLNTSKERFKMMRENDYESLLEEVSSFCIKHD is encoded by the coding sequence ATGGTCGTTGTTCTACGATATGTAGACAATAATGGACATATAATTGAACGTTTTCTTGGCATTCAACATGTGCGAGATACAACTGCTAGTTCACTCAAGGCAACTATTGAAGCTTTGTTTTCTAAACATGGGCTAAGCATATCAAGATTGCGTGGTCAGGGATATGATGGAGCTAGTAACATGCGAGGTGAATTCAATGGCTTGAAAGCACTTATTCTAAATAGCAATCCAAGtgcatattatgtacattgtTTTGCTCACAGACTTCAATTGACTCTTGTGGCTGTTACAAAGAAGCATAATGAAGTTGGAGAtgtcttcaattttatttctagcattATAAATATAGTTGGAGCATCATGTAAAAGGATGGAGGTGATTAGAGAAAAACAATATGCTAGAATTATTGAAGGACTTGAAAATGGAGAAATTTCTAATGGACGAGGCTTGAATCAAGAAACTTCTCTTAGAAGGTATGGTGATACTCGTTGGGGCTCCCACTATGTTACAATTATTTGTTTACTTGCAATATTTTCATCAGTTCTTGATGTGCTTGAGATTATAAGGGAGGATGGGATGAACTCAGAACAGAGAACAGAAGCAATCGTTTTAACAGATATTATggattcatttaattttgtattcatGCTTCATTGTTTGAGAAGGATACTAGCAGTTACTAATGAGTTCTCACAagcattacaaagaaaagatcaaGACATAGAAAATGTTATGAGTTTATTGAACACATCAAAGGAACGATTCAAAATGATGAGAGAGAATGACTATGAATCTTTACTGGAAGAAGTGTCATCTTTTTGCATCAAACATGATTGA